CAAGCGGCGCTCGTGATCGTGACCCACGACAACCGCGTGGCCTCCTACGCCGACAGGGAGATCGCGCTTCGTGACGGGCAGGTGGCCGGATGAGCGGCAGCGGGAACGCGCGACCGGCGGGTAGGGGGCGCCTGATGAGCGCGGGGGCGGCGCTCGCCACCCTGCTGCTCGGCGCGGCCGTCGCGCTGCTGGATCTCGGCACGCCGTACCGCGTCGAGGGCGTGCTGGTCGCGCGCTCCGACGGGCCGCTGATCGCCGCGCTGGCCCTGGCCCTGCTGGCCGTGCCGGCCGCGGCCTTCGTCCACCAGGTCAGCCGCCTGGCCCAGGCCACGGGCGAGCGACGGCTCGCGGCGCTGCGCCTGGCGGGCGCCACACCCGGCCAGGTGCGGCTGATCGCCGCGCGCGAGAGCGGCAGGCACTCCGCGGTGGGGGCGCTGCCCGGCGGCGCGGCGGCGCTGGCCTTCGCCGTGATGCTCGGCGTCAGCCCGTGGTGGACGCTGGTCGCGCCGCCTGTCGTGGTGCTCGGCGGGGTGCTGTCGGGCCTGCTCGCCGGGCGCCACGTGATCGCCTCCCCCCTCGGCCTGGCACGGCGGGCCAGGCTGAGGCAGCCGCGCGCCCTCGACCTGGCGCTCGTCCTGCTGGGCGCCGGGCTGATCCCGGCCGGCATCGCCCTGGGCCATTGGCTGGTCTCGTCCGTGCTGATCGCGGCGGGAGGGGTGCTGCTGGTGTTCGGGCTGACGCTCGCCGCGACCTGGCTGATCAGGGCGTCGGCCGGACGCGCCGGCCGCAGGGCGGGCACCGCCGAGGCGCTGCTCGCCGCCCGCCTGGTCGAGGCCGACCCGAGGGCGTGGGCGCGCACGCTGTCGGTGGTCGGTCTGACGGTGTTCTTCGGCGCCGCCGTGGCCGCGCAGCAGACGCGTGGTCTCCTGGAGGGCATGAGCGCCTCCGAGGCGGCGGGCTACGGGCTGGTCTACCTGGCCCTGCTGGTCGCGCTGGTCACCTCGGCGGGCGCGCTGGTGGTCCACCAGGCCGAGGAGCTGCTGGACCACCGGCGCTCGTTCGCGGCGCTGTCGGCCGCCGGAGCGCTCGACGACGCTCTCGGGCGGGTGCTGACCAGGCAGGCGCGGATCGCCGCGACGCCGGTGTGCGCCGTGGCGGCGGCGGCCGGCGTGCTGGTCGTCGTGCTGGCGGTCGCGGACGTCTTTCCCTGGACCGGCCTGCCCCTCACCCTCGGGCTGGCCGGGGCCATGGCGGGGATCGGGGTGCTCGGCGCGAGCCTGGTGGCCAGGCTCGCCCGCCCGATCCTCGCCAGGGCGCTGCGTCCCGGCGCGCTCCACCGCTGACCGGACGCCCCGGGCGATCACCCGGCCAGGACGGGGTAGTTGCTGCGGAACACGTTCGCCGGGTCGTGCCGGCGCTTGATGTCCCGCAGCCGCTCCAGCGTCGCCGCGGGGAAGGCCGCCGCCGCGCTCTCACCGGGCGCCAGGAAGGTGAACGGCTTGCGCCCGCCGTCGGCGATCTCCCGCTGTCGGTCCTCGGCGCCGGGCAGGCCGAACATATAGAGCAGGTACGGCTCGGCCACCTGGCCTGCGGCGCTGTCGGACGGCCTGGCCAGCGCGCCGCCCAGGTGCCTGATCTGCACGCTGATCAGCGGGTCGATGGGCATGACCCGCTCCAGGATCCCGTCGAGCCCGTCGAGCAGCTGGGCCTTGGACGCGCCGGGCCCCGGGTCGGTGGGCTCGCCGGTGATGTCACCGAGCGCGGTGAGCGGCATCGGGGCCCTGGTGTCGGACAGCGCGCCGCCTATCCGGTCCAGCGGCGCGAGGAACCCGCTCGCGTCCTTGCCGAGGTAGGTGGAGTCCACGGCGACGAACGGCGGCGAGCCGGGGAACCTCAGCAGGTCGAACCAGACGGTCAGCTCGTCGGGGGCCGTCGCGGTGATCTCCTTGAACGCTTCGAGCACCTCGGGGGCGCGGGTGGCGGGCCACAGGACGCGCCCGCCGTACAGGTCGGGCAGCGGGTGGAGGTCGAGCTCCATCGCCGTCACCAGCGCGAAGTCGCCGCCACCGCCGCGCAGGGCCCAGAAGAGCTCGTCGTCGCGGGTGACCACCGAGCGGTTGCCCTCGGCGTCGACGATGTCGAAGGAGCGCACGCTGGAGGAGGCGAAGCCGTGCTTGCGGGAGAACCAGGACAGGCCGCCGCCCAGCGTGTAGCCGGTGACGGTGACCACGGGGGAGCTGCCCGGAAGCCCGGTCAGTCCGTGCGCGGCGGCCGCGGCCTGTAGCCGGCCCCACCTGACTCCAGCGCCGACGCGCGCGACCTTGGCGACGGGGTCGATCTCGAGCGTGGTGAGCCCGTGGGTGCGCAGCAGGATGGTGTCGGCGACGTCGCCGCTCGCGCCGTGCCCACTGGGCTGCGCCGTCACGGCCAGCCCCTCCTTGCCCGCCAGCCGGACCACGTCGACGACGTCGTCGACCGAGTGCGCCTCGGCGACGGCCCGCACGGGCTGCTTCACGGCGAGGTTCCACGGGGTGACGGCCTGCTCGAAGCCTTCGTCTCCAGGAAAATCAATTTATTCTCCATCCGAGATATCCAGAATTCCGCCATGGACTGATCAGGTCCGCGCGAACCACGCGCGGGTGCTGTCGGGTGTTCCGGGGAACCGGCTCTCGACGGTGTCCCTGATGTCGGCCAGCGTCTGCCCGGCCAGCTCGCGCCGCCAGGTCAGCTCCGCCCTGCGCATCGTCTGGGAGATCACGCAGCTCTCCCTGTAGTCGACGTGCGGGCCGCCGCCGGGACCTGCCCTGAGGATCTGCTCGCACCTGAACGCCTCCTCGGCTCCCTCGATCGCCGTCACGACGTCCATCAGCGTGATGCGGTCGAGGGGGCGGGCCAGCCGGAAGCCGCCCCGCGGCCCCGGGGTCGAGGCGAGGATCCCGGCTCTGGCCAGAGCCTGGAGCTGCTTGTTGAGGTAGGCGGCCGGCAGGTCGTAGAAGGCCGCCAGCCTGGCCGCCGTCATCGCCTCACCGGTCTCGATCCACGAGAGGTTGAGGCAGCTGTGGAGCGCCCACTCGACGCCCTCGCTCATCCGCATAATCTGGATACTACACGTCCAGAATAGACAAAGCCATAGTGGAGCCCCAGGTGTCGGGACGAACCACGGAGAAGCCCATCGCGCGATAGAACGCGAACGCCCCTGGGTTGCCCGCTCCGACGCCCAGGTGCACGCCGGGCACCCGCCGTACGCGCAGGGCCTCGAGCAGTGTCTTCATGAGCTGCCTGCCCAGCCCTGCGCCCTGCCCTCTGGGCAGGATGTCGATGTGCAGGTGGGCGGGAAAGCGGTCGTAGAGCTCGTCGGGGGTGGGTCCGGCGCGGTGGATGCGCTCCACGCACCACCAGTCCTGGGTGCCGTCGCCCGGGTCGGCGGCCATCGCGAGGGGATAGCGCGCACGCAGCCCCGGCCACCAGTGCTCCTCCATCCAGTGCTCGAACGCCAGGGTGTCGGCGGTGGCGATGATGTAGCCGAGGACGCCCCGCTGGTCCACGGCGACGAAGCTGAGCCCGGGATCGGCGACGGGGTACGGCCCGGCGTAGATGTGCGCGAGCAGGTCGGGGTCGCGGTAGAGCGCGGTGGCGTCCTTGCCGGAGTCGCCCGTCTGAAGGCACACCCGATACATCCCGGGCAGGTCGTAGGGCTGGAACGGTCGGATCTCCACCATCTGGCTCCCCCTGGCGCAACGTCGAGACTGCGCGAAGGTACCAGGCACCGCGCGGCGCCCATCGCTCCGCCCCGGCCCCGCGAAGGCGGAGGTCAGACGCGCCGGGGCGGCCTACGTTCTCGTGACGCGCACGTCTCCGTCCTCGCTCCGCGCGACGATCGTCCTCGCGCTGCCGTCGCCCGCGTCCTTGATCTCCGTGCGAGAGCGGCCGTTGCGGCTCACCACGGTGATCCCGTACTCGCCCTCGGGCACGGACACCACCACTCCTCCCGCGCGCGACTGCGTGTCCACCTTGCCGGGCGGCGCGGCGAAGCCGACCGAGATGTCGCCGTCGCGCGAGCGCGCCCTGACGTCGGCCGAGCGGGTGGCACGCGACCTGATCGTCCCCTCGTGCGTGCGCAGGCGCAGCGTGCCGGAGAGTCCCTCGGCGGTGATGT
This window of the Nonomuraea africana genome carries:
- a CDS encoding FAD-binding oxidoreductase, with protein sequence MKQPVRAVAEAHSVDDVVDVVRLAGKEGLAVTAQPSGHGASGDVADTILLRTHGLTTLEIDPVAKVARVGAGVRWGRLQAAAAAHGLTGLPGSSPVVTVTGYTLGGGLSWFSRKHGFASSSVRSFDIVDAEGNRSVVTRDDELFWALRGGGGDFALVTAMELDLHPLPDLYGGRVLWPATRAPEVLEAFKEITATAPDELTVWFDLLRFPGSPPFVAVDSTYLGKDASGFLAPLDRIGGALSDTRAPMPLTALGDITGEPTDPGPGASKAQLLDGLDGILERVMPIDPLISVQIRHLGGALARPSDSAAGQVAEPYLLYMFGLPGAEDRQREIADGGRKPFTFLAPGESAAAAFPAATLERLRDIKRRHDPANVFRSNYPVLAG
- a CDS encoding RrF2 family transcriptional regulator, producing MRMSEGVEWALHSCLNLSWIETGEAMTAARLAAFYDLPAAYLNKQLQALARAGILASTPGPRGGFRLARPLDRITLMDVVTAIEGAEEAFRCEQILRAGPGGGPHVDYRESCVISQTMRRAELTWRRELAGQTLADIRDTVESRFPGTPDSTRAWFART
- a CDS encoding GNAT family N-acetyltransferase, which codes for MVEIRPFQPYDLPGMYRVCLQTGDSGKDATALYRDPDLLAHIYAGPYPVADPGLSFVAVDQRGVLGYIIATADTLAFEHWMEEHWWPGLRARYPLAMAADPGDGTQDWWCVERIHRAGPTPDELYDRFPAHLHIDILPRGQGAGLGRQLMKTLLEALRVRRVPGVHLGVGAGNPGAFAFYRAMGFSVVRPDTWGSTMALSILDV